In one Deinococcus sp. QL22 genomic region, the following are encoded:
- a CDS encoding PqqD family protein produces MWEANPEVLTTDLGDELVLMDPQRSVMFSLNDSGRLIWQALPASQEQLKTLLKEAYGLPDTQAEQDLGAVLNDLSSRHLVRRQ; encoded by the coding sequence ATGTGGGAAGCAAATCCGGAAGTCTTGACCACCGATCTGGGCGATGAACTCGTGCTGATGGATCCTCAGCGGAGCGTGATGTTCAGCCTGAACGATTCTGGCCGCTTGATCTGGCAGGCGCTCCCGGCGTCGCAGGAGCAGCTCAAGACCCTGTTGAAAGAGGCCTACGGGTTGCCCGACACCCAGGCCGAGCAAGACTTGGGGGCAGTGCTGAATGATCTCAGCAGTCGGCACTTGGTGCGGCGGCAGTGA
- a CDS encoding VcbS, which translates to MRSLSKRSLPPLAVALLGALVLGACSSPAPPSASVPAGVATPVPVPGADLPSTPQLAELRPLGVVNIAFAGQPDGTFTARQVPQSDLEPQALTARSGIQLEPVSNGSFTVGQRGAGGMRYLYVTFRVRNAAQNGAAYTDARSNLTLVAASTPTTSGETAIGSLTRFDGSAASAAVAPTILPTHAMTLNRATDLPKPLAGGEDLQVFAEQEVSAVPAGAVRLFPYGFVVRHKTNTGSRTLAASPAVGQFDGLVTLAVKIPLQPTVADDPFGFTVSFEAMDDSLTRVTESVEEQGVGSEAAARAAALGVNTPVVTLCGSSVTGSTALFVGSATTAGNTARLARVGGDLALKSPLSALNAIGNTRLNVAAASGLAAAYSVYAGATPSFSGTATSTRGGNVSVDAAGNVIFRPKVGDGTPAVTDRLTYRVTDNRTCSSPDTNVDVNVAGRVWYVNNSGSNGDGRQDTPFNTLAAAQTASGTGDTLYVARGNATTSGQNAGIVLKNNQVLTGEAAALTVGATTILAAGSNPSLIGHAGGVGVTLAQNNTVRGLGITGQTAGVSGSNFGTFTASALSAGATAGPALTLTGGVLAASFTRLDSAASPSNGLTLSDVGGNLTVSGTGTASSGGTLSGAALSGVSIQPQNRLLSVSLSRMRLQNNAGLGVDYRTLPTQTGRAHLVVTNNVFANNASTAMQFRHDGQADAQVTFDDNTVSNTTSQGGGLTYRSAHATSQADQGYVRRNQITLNPAGAANGVSLFVDGLGTARFVVDSNTVSGYGSYGLDFAAKEKTGRLDVTATNNTASTPGGFGLDSMSLQSGSGTPGENNTLCANVSGNIMRGNLTDPSTFGIYLWQVGSNPLALQGLTGSGTNSGNVAAFVAGRNMPSTVFAQTTNVTTLTCTLPTF; encoded by the coding sequence ATGCGATCACTGTCCAAGCGGTCACTGCCGCCTCTTGCTGTTGCCCTGCTGGGTGCCCTGGTGTTGGGGGCGTGCAGCTCTCCCGCGCCGCCAAGCGCGTCTGTTCCTGCCGGGGTTGCCACTCCGGTTCCTGTTCCGGGCGCCGACCTGCCCAGTACGCCGCAACTGGCAGAACTCAGGCCGCTCGGCGTGGTCAATATCGCCTTTGCGGGCCAGCCCGACGGCACTTTTACCGCCCGGCAGGTGCCCCAATCGGACTTAGAACCACAGGCGCTGACTGCCCGGAGCGGCATTCAACTCGAACCCGTCTCCAACGGCTCATTTACCGTAGGGCAACGCGGGGCCGGGGGCATGCGCTACCTGTACGTCACCTTCCGGGTCAGGAACGCGGCCCAGAACGGCGCGGCCTACACCGACGCCCGCAGCAACCTGACGCTGGTGGCGGCCAGTACGCCCACCACTAGCGGTGAGACGGCGATAGGCAGCCTGACCCGTTTTGATGGCAGCGCGGCCAGTGCCGCCGTCGCCCCGACCATCTTGCCCACCCACGCCATGACCCTGAACCGGGCCACCGACCTGCCCAAGCCGTTGGCCGGTGGCGAAGACTTGCAGGTATTTGCCGAACAGGAAGTCAGCGCGGTTCCAGCGGGCGCGGTGCGGCTCTTTCCGTACGGATTCGTGGTGCGCCACAAGACCAATACCGGCAGCCGCACGCTGGCCGCCAGTCCGGCGGTGGGTCAGTTCGACGGTCTGGTGACGCTGGCGGTCAAAATACCGCTGCAACCCACGGTGGCCGACGACCCATTCGGCTTTACGGTGTCGTTTGAGGCCATGGACGACAGCCTGACCCGCGTGACCGAAAGCGTGGAAGAACAGGGCGTGGGCAGTGAGGCCGCCGCCCGCGCCGCCGCGTTGGGAGTCAATACCCCAGTGGTCACCCTGTGTGGCAGCAGCGTTACGGGCAGTACGGCCCTGTTCGTGGGGTCGGCCACCACGGCGGGCAACACGGCCCGGCTGGCCCGCGTGGGCGGCGACCTGGCCCTCAAATCGCCACTCTCGGCCCTGAACGCCATTGGCAACACGCGCCTGAACGTGGCGGCGGCGAGTGGTCTGGCGGCGGCCTATTCGGTCTATGCTGGAGCCACACCCAGTTTCAGCGGCACGGCCACCAGCACACGCGGCGGCAACGTGAGCGTCGATGCGGCGGGCAACGTCATCTTCCGGCCCAAAGTGGGCGACGGAACGCCCGCTGTGACAGACCGCCTGACCTACCGCGTCACCGATAACCGCACCTGCTCCAGCCCCGACACCAACGTCGACGTGAATGTGGCGGGCCGGGTCTGGTACGTGAACAACAGCGGGAGCAACGGCGATGGCCGTCAAGACACGCCCTTCAATACCCTGGCGGCTGCCCAGACCGCGTCGGGGACGGGCGATACCCTGTACGTGGCGCGGGGCAACGCCACCACCAGCGGCCAGAACGCCGGAATCGTACTGAAGAACAATCAGGTCTTGACCGGAGAGGCCGCGGCGCTCACCGTCGGAGCCACCACCATTCTCGCGGCGGGCAGCAATCCCAGCCTGATCGGGCACGCGGGGGGCGTGGGCGTCACACTGGCCCAGAACAACACCGTGCGTGGCCTCGGCATCACGGGCCAAACGGCTGGGGTGTCGGGCAGCAATTTCGGCACCTTCACAGCCAGCGCCCTCAGTGCAGGAGCCACGGCTGGCCCTGCCTTGACCCTGACGGGCGGCGTCCTGGCCGCGTCGTTCACGCGCCTCGATTCGGCGGCCTCGCCCTCCAACGGCCTGACCCTCAGCGACGTGGGCGGCAACCTGACGGTCAGTGGGACGGGCACGGCCTCTTCAGGGGGCACTCTTTCGGGAGCGGCACTCAGCGGGGTTTCCATTCAGCCCCAGAACCGCCTGCTCAGCGTCAGCCTGTCGAGGATGCGGCTGCAAAACAATGCTGGCCTCGGCGTGGATTACCGCACCTTGCCCACACAGACAGGGCGCGCCCATCTGGTGGTCACCAACAATGTGTTCGCCAACAATGCGAGCACCGCCATGCAGTTCCGGCACGACGGGCAGGCCGACGCGCAGGTCACGTTCGACGACAACACCGTCAGCAACACGACCTCACAGGGGGGCGGCTTAACGTACCGCAGCGCCCACGCCACTTCTCAAGCCGATCAGGGCTACGTGCGGCGCAACCAGATCACCCTCAATCCGGCGGGCGCGGCCAACGGCGTCTCGCTGTTTGTCGACGGCCTGGGCACGGCCCGCTTTGTAGTCGACAGTAATACCGTCAGTGGCTACGGCAGCTATGGGCTGGACTTCGCGGCCAAGGAAAAAACCGGGCGGCTGGACGTCACGGCCACCAACAACACGGCGTCAACCCCGGGTGGGTTTGGTCTCGACAGCATGTCGCTGCAAAGTGGCAGCGGCACCCCCGGTGAGAACAACACGCTGTGTGCCAATGTCTCGGGCAACATCATGCGCGGCAACCTCACTGACCCGAGTACGTTCGGCATCTACCTGTGGCAGGTGGGCAGCAATCCGCTGGCCTTGCAGGGCCTCACGGGCAGCGGCACCAATTCGGGCAATGTCGCGGCTTTTGTCGCCGGGCGCAACATGCCTTCCACCGTCTTTGCACAGACCACCAATGTCACAACCCTGACTTGCACCCTGCCCACCTTCTGA
- a CDS encoding phage tail protein — protein sequence MEPFIAEIRMFAGNFAPRGWALCNGQLLSISQNTALFSLIGTYYGGDGKSTFGLPNLQARFPVGAGQGPGLSPYDQGEMTGEAQVTLLPTQIPAHTHTVNAFDTPGTSNTPTDRSLARSKEFSAYAPAGGAVTGLASGTLAPVGGNQPHNNMPPFLTVNFIIALQGIFPQRP from the coding sequence ATGGAACCCTTTATCGCAGAAATTAGGATGTTCGCGGGGAATTTCGCCCCACGCGGCTGGGCGCTGTGCAACGGCCAGCTGCTGTCTATTTCTCAAAACACAGCCCTGTTCAGTCTGATCGGCACGTATTACGGCGGCGACGGCAAATCCACCTTTGGTCTGCCGAATTTGCAGGCCCGGTTTCCTGTGGGCGCGGGGCAAGGGCCAGGTCTTAGCCCCTACGATCAGGGCGAAATGACGGGCGAGGCGCAGGTCACGCTGCTGCCCACCCAGATCCCGGCCCACACCCACACCGTCAACGCCTTTGATACACCCGGCACCAGCAACACCCCCACAGACCGCTCCCTGGCCCGCAGCAAGGAGTTCAGTGCCTACGCCCCGGCGGGTGGCGCGGTCACCGGGCTGGCCAGCGGAACCCTCGCGCCAGTGGGCGGCAACCAGCCTCACAACAATATGCCTCCCTTCCTGACCGTCAATTTTATTATCGCCCTGCAAGGCATTTTCCCCCAGAGGCCCTGA
- a CDS encoding replication initiator protein A, with protein MTKKPKTQNLHDELNFARFGVISMHSRVDQNITSWNTEFTVNARTFRIEAITPQGRPHGIDTDTLVALETLFVAHGCPEDNWVHTTPYAVRELMGLSNNGENYHRLRQSIRRLYFTSVIVGRKTALTGSQRVGWDQRGGSVLRRPALPRQ; from the coding sequence GTGACGAAGAAACCGAAAACCCAAAATCTCCATGACGAACTCAACTTCGCCCGGTTTGGCGTCATCAGCATGCACTCGCGGGTCGACCAGAACATCACCAGCTGGAATACCGAGTTCACCGTGAATGCCCGCACCTTCCGCATTGAGGCCATTACGCCTCAGGGCCGTCCACACGGGATTGATACGGACACGCTCGTGGCGCTTGAAACCTTATTCGTAGCACACGGATGTCCGGAAGACAACTGGGTTCACACCACGCCCTATGCAGTGCGGGAACTGATGGGCCTGTCCAATAACGGCGAGAATTACCACCGACTTCGCCAGAGCATCCGGCGCCTATACTTCACCAGTGTCATCGTGGGCCGTAAAACGGCCCTAACGGGCAGCCAGCGGGTGGGGTGGGATCAACGTGGGGGTTCGGTTCTTCGAAGGCCTGCGTTACCGCGACAGTGA
- a CDS encoding aldo/keto reductase, with translation MIPYRRLGRSGLHLFPLGLGTMQFGWSADEATSFEIMDAYVAAGGNFIDTADIYTTWTPGNPGGISEEIIGRWIKARGNRDQLVIATKVRGGMGERASEGRSTIHQREGLSRRWILKACEDSLRRLGVDHIDLYQAHWIDNQTPIEETLSAFSELVQRGYVRYLGCSNYSAWRLMEALWTSDRRGLESYVSIQPEYSLLSPTRANFERELQRVAVEYGIGVVPWSPLGGGMLTGKYRRDQPLPDSVRANENAARRFSDQNFDTIETLVSVAERHGVPTAQVSLAWLLRQPAVTAPIIGANSVEQLNELLGTVNLNLSDDDLSDISRVSDWPRARTDMEN, from the coding sequence ATGATCCCCTACCGCAGACTGGGCCGCAGCGGCCTGCACCTGTTTCCCCTCGGCCTCGGCACCATGCAGTTCGGCTGGAGCGCCGACGAGGCGACCTCGTTCGAGATCATGGACGCCTACGTGGCGGCGGGCGGCAATTTTATCGATACCGCCGACATTTACACGACCTGGACTCCGGGCAACCCCGGCGGCATTTCGGAAGAGATCATCGGGCGCTGGATCAAGGCACGTGGCAACCGCGACCAACTGGTGATCGCCACCAAAGTCCGCGGCGGCATGGGCGAGCGGGCCTCAGAGGGCCGCAGCACCATTCATCAGCGTGAAGGCCTGTCTCGCCGCTGGATTCTGAAGGCCTGCGAGGACAGCCTGCGCCGCCTGGGGGTGGATCACATCGACCTGTATCAGGCGCACTGGATCGACAATCAGACGCCCATCGAAGAAACGCTGTCGGCCTTTTCGGAACTGGTGCAGCGGGGCTACGTGCGCTACCTCGGCTGCTCCAACTACAGCGCGTGGCGGCTGATGGAAGCGCTGTGGACGAGTGACCGCCGGGGGCTGGAAAGTTACGTCAGCATTCAGCCGGAATACAGCCTGCTGTCGCCCACACGGGCCAACTTCGAGCGGGAGCTTCAGCGCGTGGCCGTGGAATACGGCATCGGCGTGGTGCCGTGGAGTCCGCTGGGCGGCGGCATGCTGACCGGGAAATACCGCCGGGACCAGCCGCTTCCCGACAGCGTGCGGGCCAATGAAAACGCGGCGCGGCGCTTCAGCGATCAGAACTTCGACACGATTGAAACGCTGGTGTCGGTGGCCGAGCGTCATGGTGTGCCCACCGCGCAGGTGTCGCTGGCGTGGCTGCTGCGCCAACCCGCCGTGACCGCGCCGATTATCGGGGCCAACAGCGTGGAGCAACTGAACGAACTGCTCGGCACCGTGAATCTGAATCTCAGTGACGACGACCTCAGCGACATCAGCCGGGTGAGCGACTGGCCGCGTGCCCGGACGGACATGGAGAACTGA
- a CDS encoding C39 family peptidase, translating to MTFSRWWSLALYALGSLASAAPASATLGNIRHEYQRLNNCGPVTALTLLNYYGNSVTQTQAAAVLKDGPNDPQVSSLELAAYLGRFGLQSVIRYAGDADLIRELVSRGLPVVVQQRLKPGSTVAHFRTVYGYSAGRFLVSDPLRGPSLSLTTAEFTELWRYYNGEYLVTYPLAKEALVREILGSDWNVTANWQHAKLHGEEDTKARPSDPFAWWGLGKANLRLGNFQAAAANFDRAVQLGVPTPYYVYRQEAFEAWTRAGQHQKTLTWTQRGLKVDPASKELLRFRNLASEALRG from the coding sequence ATGACGTTTTCTCGTTGGTGGTCCTTGGCCCTGTATGCCCTTGGCAGCCTCGCTTCTGCGGCACCGGCCAGCGCGACCTTGGGGAATATTCGGCATGAATACCAGCGGCTTAACAATTGTGGCCCGGTCACGGCACTGACCCTCCTGAACTATTACGGAAATTCGGTGACCCAGACACAGGCGGCGGCGGTGCTTAAAGACGGCCCCAACGACCCTCAAGTGAGCAGTCTCGAACTGGCAGCGTATCTCGGACGGTTCGGGCTTCAGAGCGTGATCCGCTATGCCGGAGACGCCGACCTAATACGTGAACTGGTCTCGCGGGGGCTGCCGGTGGTGGTGCAGCAGCGCCTGAAGCCGGGCAGCACGGTGGCCCATTTCCGGACCGTCTACGGCTACAGTGCAGGACGGTTTCTGGTCAGCGACCCGCTGCGGGGGCCAAGCCTCAGCCTGACCACAGCCGAATTTACCGAACTGTGGCGGTACTACAACGGGGAGTATCTGGTGACCTATCCTCTGGCCAAAGAGGCGCTGGTTAGGGAGATATTGGGCAGCGACTGGAACGTGACGGCCAACTGGCAGCACGCCAAACTGCACGGTGAGGAGGATACCAAGGCCCGGCCGAGCGATCCTTTTGCGTGGTGGGGACTGGGCAAGGCCAATCTCAGGCTCGGCAACTTTCAGGCGGCGGCGGCCAACTTCGACCGTGCTGTTCAGCTTGGCGTGCCCACGCCGTATTACGTCTACCGGCAGGAGGCCTTCGAGGCGTGGACGCGGGCGGGCCAGCACCAGAAAACCCTGACCTGGACGCAGCGGGGCCTGAAGGTGGATCCAGCCAGCAAAGAGCTGCTCCGCTTCCGGAATCTGGCGAGTGAAGCTCTGCGCGGCTGA
- a CDS encoding phage tail protein codes for MEPFLGQIDIVAFGFAPKGWALCNGQLLPINQNQALFSILGTTYGGNGQTTFALPDLRGRVPLHMGQNYGLGQQGGEEQHTVTLGELPTHNHQLQALTTPGTVPVPTGNLLASAAQYDSSSAALASMAPASVTSVGGSQAHANMPPVLTLNFIIALQGIFPSRD; via the coding sequence ATGGAACCTTTTCTTGGTCAGATCGATATCGTGGCCTTCGGATTTGCGCCGAAAGGCTGGGCGCTGTGCAACGGCCAACTCCTGCCCATCAACCAGAATCAGGCGCTGTTCAGCATTCTGGGCACCACCTACGGAGGCAACGGCCAAACGACCTTCGCCCTGCCCGACCTGCGGGGGCGCGTGCCGCTGCATATGGGGCAGAATTACGGGCTGGGGCAGCAAGGCGGAGAAGAACAGCACACGGTGACCCTGGGCGAATTGCCCACCCACAACCACCAGTTGCAGGCCTTGACCACGCCGGGCACGGTTCCGGTGCCCACGGGCAACCTGCTCGCCAGCGCCGCCCAGTACGATTCCAGCAGTGCGGCCCTGGCCTCTATGGCCCCGGCCTCGGTGACTTCTGTGGGCGGTTCACAGGCCCACGCCAATATGCCGCCCGTGCTGACGCTGAATTTTATCATCGCCTTGCAGGGCATCTTTCCTTCGCGTGACTGA
- a CDS encoding MBL fold metallo-hydrolase — MTPKELEFRPDLHAHVSAFGGRQALAPDVERLRLPLANAFFLGEPGQPWVLLDAGAPGSGPVIARAAVARYGAGARPEAIVLTHGHLDHIGGLWGLLKQWPDTPIYAHPLELPYLTGQSAYPPPDPTVGGSMSALSPLFVPGPFDFRPHVRPLGELPELAALKGWTFLDTPGHSPGHVSLWRKADRLLIAGDAFVTTVQERVTGALTLRPQLVHRPPAYYTPDWDQARASVERLAALEPALAVTGHGDPLAGKKVQDELRRLAQNFDELARPKQGRYIVQPAVTGASGVVSLPPLSRRGQMLRAGLLVGAGLLVVRQLRYWGVLGK, encoded by the coding sequence ATGACCCCCAAGGAACTGGAATTCAGGCCCGATCTGCACGCCCACGTTTCGGCGTTTGGTGGGCGGCAGGCCCTCGCGCCCGATGTAGAACGGCTGAGGCTGCCGCTGGCAAACGCCTTCTTTCTGGGTGAACCGGGTCAGCCCTGGGTGCTGCTGGACGCGGGCGCACCGGGAAGCGGCCCCGTGATCGCGCGGGCGGCGGTGGCCCGTTACGGCGCAGGCGCACGGCCCGAAGCCATCGTGTTGACGCACGGACACCTCGATCATATTGGCGGCCTGTGGGGGCTGCTGAAGCAGTGGCCCGACACGCCCATTTACGCCCACCCGCTGGAACTGCCGTACCTGACGGGGCAATCGGCCTATCCGCCGCCCGATCCGACGGTGGGCGGCAGCATGAGCGCCCTCTCTCCGCTGTTCGTGCCCGGCCCCTTCGATTTCCGCCCACATGTTCGGCCTCTGGGTGAATTGCCAGAGTTGGCGGCGCTGAAGGGCTGGACATTCCTGGACACGCCGGGACACTCTCCCGGTCACGTTTCGCTGTGGCGGAAAGCAGATCGCCTCTTGATCGCGGGCGACGCCTTCGTGACCACCGTGCAGGAGCGGGTGACCGGGGCGCTGACGCTGCGGCCCCAGTTGGTTCACCGCCCGCCCGCCTACTACACGCCCGACTGGGATCAGGCCCGCGCCTCGGTCGAGCGGTTGGCGGCGCTGGAGCCTGCGCTGGCGGTCACGGGACACGGCGACCCGCTGGCCGGAAAGAAAGTGCAGGACGAGTTGCGCCGCCTGGCCCAGAATTTTGATGAACTGGCGCGGCCCAAGCAGGGACGGTACATCGTGCAGCCCGCCGTGACCGGGGCGAGCGGGGTGGTCAGCCTGCCGCCATTGAGTCGGCGCGGCCAAATGTTGCGGGCGGGTTTGTTGGTGGGCGCGGGCCTGTTGGTGGTGCGGCAACTGCGCTACTGGGGCGTCCTGGGGAAATAG
- a CDS encoding phage tail protein, with product MDEYIGTVRIFAGNFAPVGWLFCQGQLLPISEYETLFVLIGTTYGGDGQSTFALPDLRSRLPLHMGNGYTIGGQTGTENVTLTPSQIPAHTHALVASAGPAPAVPVTAPTGQWLGQPAVGDLYVGAGRRPTTLSPQAVTVGGGSQPHTNIPPVLALNFIICWSGRFPPQS from the coding sequence ATGGACGAGTACATAGGAACAGTTCGGATATTTGCGGGCAACTTTGCCCCAGTCGGTTGGCTCTTTTGTCAGGGTCAACTCCTGCCGATCTCGGAGTACGAGACACTCTTCGTCTTGATCGGCACCACCTACGGGGGCGACGGCCAGAGTACTTTTGCGTTGCCCGACCTGAGGAGCCGCTTGCCGCTGCACATGGGCAATGGTTACACCATCGGAGGGCAGACTGGCACGGAAAACGTCACGCTGACCCCCAGCCAGATTCCGGCCCATACGCACGCGCTGGTCGCCAGTGCTGGTCCCGCCCCCGCTGTCCCGGTCACGGCCCCCACTGGTCAGTGGTTGGGACAGCCCGCCGTGGGTGATCTGTATGTGGGTGCGGGGCGGCGGCCCACCACACTGTCGCCGCAGGCGGTCACGGTGGGCGGCGGCTCGCAACCTCACACCAACATCCCGCCTGTGCTGGCCCTGAATTTCATCATCTGCTGGTCAGGCCGCTTCCCGCCTCAGTCCTGA
- a CDS encoding lasso peptide biosynthesis B2 protein: MAPPSDPVIRALTTLPPDVTLADVPALRAASIGGEVRQRLPAGHPLRDVLRADHLTLGARHAAIRAELRPLLQRWADAGLPTLLMKGFALAEFEYATPGERFYGDVDVLLPNDPDQISRAVHLALALGWRSDGQHARPDVWTHECAHLFSPGGHIRLDVHRFVTAWVGGSRRRVQGLTAAVWAQARPHDWQGIEIWRPSPVDAAVVNVALGRCWGGDAGGLKPADYPDMRVLTERYPLTPEALRARAAGLGAAQTWEAFTQVCDPFRQRLALGLPGTRVTLLAGMQRDGYYPRRVLWLARWRVLPHRLYWAPRVLPDVYWAWQAVRRGGDPRLHLQRWTRPATTPMPALKLEQAVQTVALLTRLLYPRQSRIGTCVPRAYATYRLLRRLGHPAVFVSGVTRGAVGQVQGHAWVEDQRGELEAYGEPQVSRYFRTVFEWGR; this comes from the coding sequence ATGGCCCCTCCGTCTGATCCTGTGATTCGCGCCCTGACCACGCTGCCGCCCGATGTAACCCTGGCCGATGTGCCTGCACTGCGGGCCGCGTCTATCGGCGGCGAGGTGCGGCAGCGCTTACCTGCCGGGCACCCTCTGCGCGACGTGTTGCGGGCCGATCACCTGACCCTCGGTGCCCGCCACGCCGCCATTCGCGCCGAACTCCGGCCCCTGCTGCAGCGGTGGGCAGACGCTGGCCTGCCTACCCTATTGATGAAAGGCTTCGCGCTGGCCGAGTTCGAGTACGCCACTCCCGGCGAACGCTTTTACGGCGACGTGGATGTGTTGCTTCCCAACGACCCCGACCAGATCAGCCGCGCCGTGCATCTGGCCCTGGCCCTCGGCTGGCGCAGCGACGGCCAGCACGCCCGCCCGGACGTATGGACGCATGAATGTGCGCACCTGTTCAGTCCCGGTGGACACATCCGGCTGGACGTTCACCGCTTCGTGACTGCCTGGGTGGGCGGATCACGGCGGCGGGTGCAGGGCCTCACGGCGGCGGTGTGGGCACAGGCGCGGCCCCACGACTGGCAGGGCATCGAGATCTGGCGGCCCAGCCCTGTGGACGCGGCGGTGGTGAATGTGGCGTTGGGGCGCTGCTGGGGCGGCGATGCGGGCGGCCTGAAACCCGCCGATTATCCGGATATGCGCGTGCTGACCGAGCGCTACCCTCTGACGCCAGAGGCTTTGCGGGCCAGAGCCGCCGGGCTAGGTGCGGCCCAGACGTGGGAGGCGTTTACACAGGTATGTGACCCGTTCCGGCAACGGCTGGCACTGGGCTTACCCGGCACCCGCGTGACCTTGCTGGCAGGAATGCAGCGTGACGGCTATTATCCGCGCCGGGTGCTGTGGTTGGCCCGCTGGCGTGTGTTGCCCCACCGGTTGTACTGGGCGCCCCGCGTCCTGCCCGACGTGTACTGGGCGTGGCAGGCGGTGCGGCGAGGCGGAGATCCCCGGCTCCATTTGCAGCGTTGGACACGCCCTGCCACCACGCCTATGCCAGCTTTGAAGCTGGAACAAGCGGTGCAAACGGTGGCCTTGCTGACGCGGCTCCTGTATCCCCGGCAATCAAGGATCGGAACTTGTGTCCCGCGCGCTTACGCCACGTACCGCCTGCTGCGGCGCCTGGGTCACCCGGCAGTCTTTGTCAGCGGGGTGACGCGGGGAGCGGTGGGTCAGGTACAGGGCCACGCCTGGGTCGAAGACCAGCGTGGAGAGTTGGAGGCCTACGGAGAACCACAGGTCTCCCGTTACTTCCGGACAGTGTTTGAGTGGGGCCGGTAA